The following DNA comes from Cryptococcus deuterogattii R265 chromosome 2, complete sequence.
AGTCAAGTCAGCGTGATATTTACAAGCGGCGTTCTACAATACTCACTTTAAGATCCTGGATCAAGTAGTAAAATACTCGTAATCCATCAGGATCACTAGAGTCGTTCACTTCCGCAAGAGCACCGATCTTAGCGGTCTGCATCGAATTTCCGATCAGTAAGGAATAAGAAAAAACTTTCAAAAAATAGGGGCATACTTCGAATGAGATATGTTCCTTATCTATTCTGACTTCAAGTTCTTGCTTTCCAACGACGTTTTTCCTAGGCCATGacacatcatcttctctaaGAGTTTGCGGTTGTGCATCAGCGGTGTAATGCAAGACGCCAAACAAAACTCACTTTGTGATCTCACTCTCCCGAACAATTCTCTTCAATTCCTCGACAACGGCAGGAGAGACGAACACTGCGGTCCATTagcatcttttcctcatctgaTATCCCCATATTTCCCTGTCTATTGTCCCCCATACGCCTCTCGATAATTTGCGACTACCAAGCTTCGATATCTTGCTTCTATTCCATCCAGCCACCTTGGCATaactctctcctcttttcttcaaatcACCCTTTCCAGCCCAGCAGATGCAAAATACCACGTACTCTCTTTTCGGATAAGGCTGTCATTCCGGTAGTTGGAGTTGTTGGCATACCGAATTCGTCCTGATGAATTGTTATCAGTATCGTTGGTACAGCCGTCATATTCTATCACTGTCTCCTACACTGAACTCACCATAGGAGTATTCAAACTCAAGGAACTCGTGTCCATGTGCACCTTGGTGACCAGTACTACACATTTCATTAACTCCGGAATTTTGCACGGGACCCTTGCATTCCTAACATCCTGATTGCTGTCTGATGACACTTACTAGTAACTGCAATTCATGTCTCAAGTCagcaagcttcttcataACACACATCTGCGAAGCACTTACCGAAGGTAGAATTTGTCTCGCAAAAGGTCTTCTGTTGACATTTTTACGGTTTGTATGGATGGGtatagagaaagagggtCGCAGAGAGGTTGACAATAGAGGATAGCAGCGAGAGCGCGCCGAATCGTCTGGATAGCTCGGGATCATCAACAGACGCTGAAGTACGAAGGAAGTCGCCGGGGATTTTGCTCAACTCCGCGAGTGTGGCACTTATTACTATCTGTATACCTACAGTCTTTTAAAACTTCCTTATTAGTCTCTTGACAACTGCATCATGTCACCGATTATTCTGCAAACCACGTTCAAAGCATTGTGAAGGCAACCAGAGCTAACATGCCAAACAAAAATCCAATTCCTTTGCTCGATTATCAGCATTTTTTGCATGATAGGGCTAAGTAGGCTATAAACATATAAAAAACTAATCGACACAATTGCTAATAAAGGCTAAAGTAAATACTTCTCAGGGCTTCTGTTTTCTCTTCCTACCATCCTCGTCTAACCCACACATATGGACTCTCTACTTGGTTCAGCATCCCTGCTGATCGTTGACATATTCGTCGTTTCCACTTAGAGCTCGCTTTTGGCGCTCTTGCTAGCAGACGCGCTGATACTGCTGAGGGACGAAGAGTAGGAAGCGGCACTCTTGCTGGCAGAAGATGCGCTGCTAGCAGCAACAGCACTAACACTAAAAGCACTCTTGCTAGCCACGGAATAGGCACTGCTCAAGCTTCTAGAGAGACTGGCAGCAGattcagcagcagccttgGTAGCAGACGCGGCAGACAGGGAAGCAGCCttggaagcagaagaggcggaaagTGAAGCGGAGTGGGCTGCAACAGAGGCAGCGTGGGAGACAGATGAAGCGACGGAAgcagcagaggaagaggcgtAATGGGCGTAACTGGAAGCAGACTTGCtggcagcagaagcagagcTGGTCAAGGCGGGGCTGTTGGCAGACTTGGCGGCGGCCTTGGAAGCGGCAGATGCCTTAGAGTAGAGGCTGCTAGAGATGGAATAGGCAGCAGATTCGGCGGCGGCAGAAGCGCTAGAAGCCGAGGCGATTGCGCTGACAGAAGCGACAGAAGCAGCGGAAGAGGCGCTAGAAGCGTAGGCATTGGCTGCAGAGCTAGCAGATGTGACGGCAGCCTGATAGACAGAAGTGACAGAGGCGTACGCCCTGTCGAGCTTCTCCTCAGCGCTCAACTTGGAAGAAGTAAGGATCTAATAAAATGCAATCAGTTCGATTAAATTTTAGTTCAAAAGGAGATCTAACTTACCTCAAGGACGTTGGAAAGCTTGTCCTCGGCAAACTCGACACCGTGGCTGATAGTCTCTCGGATGGCAGCAAGGATCTGTTCAACCTTGTTCTGAGACTGAACGTAGTGAACTGATAGGCACATCAGTTTTTACTCATATAAGAGGCTCATCCTGAAAAGAAACTTACTTCGGACCtcgtggagaagagattgacgGCCGGTGAACTTGGTGTCGTCTATACCATAGCTTCTCAACTGAGCACGGAGTCGTGCATCAGGCCAAGCAAGGTAAGGAGCAGAAGTGGCGCCGTGGTACTTATTGCTGATAAGGTCGATAAGCTCATCACGCTTGGCCTCATAGTCGGACTTGATGTAACCGTGTTGAACGAGGTAGTTTCGGATCTCAGAGTCGTACCAGCCACTCCAGACGGTAGACTTTGCTCGAGTGTAGTGCTCATCCAAAAGTTTCTCGTACTTTTCTCTCTTGAGTTCAGCAGCCTCGGTGCTGCTTTAAAGAAACATCAATACAACCGTTTTCGAGTCAACAAGAGTTCACCCTGGACGAAACCAAAGGGGATGTGGGAGAACTTACATGACACCTTCAGAGATCAACCAATCCCTCATTTGACTGTCAGACCACTTGGAGTAGGCAGTGTCCTTGGCATCGTAATAATTATCCTTCATGAGTTCCAAAAGCTTCTCCCTAGCTGTAGGCTCGGGGTGGACGATACCATGCTCAACAAGCCATTCATGAATTCGGCTAGTGGACCAAGCCTCGTAAAGGGGGTCGGTAATCTTCAAATAAGCGACACGGACattgttgagaagagcagcaCGTCCAGTAGGCTCGGGAGTGGAGACAACATTGTGTTCTTCGAGCCATGTTCGGAGCTGGTTATCGTCCCAGGTGGAGAAAATATAGTCCTTGGCGTCGTCAAAGGCCCTTTGGActgtggaagaagcttgagcagCCTGATTGACAGCAGCGGTATAGTATTGGTTGGCGGCAGAGGAAACGGAAGATGCTGCTTGAGCAGTGGGTTGGCCATAGGCAGCAGTGGATGCGGCAGAAAGACTGCAATCGAGGTTTATAAGGA
Coding sequences within:
- a CDS encoding protein mago nashi; translation: MSTEDLLRDKFYLRYYTGHQGAHGHEFLEFEYSYGRIRYANNSNYRNDSLIRKEMFVSPAVVEELKRIVRESEITKEDDVSWPRKNVVGKQELEVRIDKEHISFETAKIGALAEVNDSSDPDGLRVFYYLIQDLKCFIFALIQMHFKIKPIQS